One segment of Natronobacterium texcoconense DNA contains the following:
- a CDS encoding COG1361 family protein, which yields MDAQHTTDVRTTVVRAGLVVVAVVVALALAGAVAPGVAAADDGGEDTAENETAPSYDVSFDEDVPVWIDGAGDDENATDVLRVPLNGSETTGLEPGDEINVTVTASDDDPLEATVVNGNQLAIEYDGPPDVEPGDEIELEVRTSDGEKIDGGTLPLEADIRAVDGQLAVWHPLLGGEEYDVDVEGADTTERLRPGVYGLDSLSPGDSVSITVTNSDDETVVEEDNLEYPGPFALTASVDGNTLEFQQGVAGLEVTSVVPEPVEGQNYTYAGGEIGENGQLELEIEGKDAGDELLLQTAAGVATVETSELDDGLSLPSIEELALVAPLVLSLVIGTSLGAVGSKFRAATAVNLALFAVIGLCLTAAATISVFYLNDISLDPINDFSIEHLLGGIAVLLGTIVAPATYRRFGSSPEPEEPGFTATVTITDGTRDIDEDVTVKYEHASDSSLGGKERVENGSGPVPLPERGVWKLWATDGSHSSEPVEVSHRSSSATLAITSPTTVTIVDESTTRKSKKQKTIPEATVDVVGEPDTELKQHGDGTVTVEPTEDGSSVEVEVSHEKYESRTETVRFGRNEDSTVALPSRTGRVRVTSRIDGVPNEWLSLRLVPNENEPFPDHRANDIPVEPDSNGVVEGDVLIGNYRAEIPAPDGYHEVFDDDEAPLTVTEDDTVDASVNAQFTWTLSSGKDDQAVRIDRIRQDLESLTVHSGRDTAIPAYYASVVESMLEAVESIPDSGHLFVDSDVDVDPDVLANAILETAARTTDAINDAMTTKRTIDLFAACADMPDPGVRWRGEYELEELFELFERLEAEPKEQRRELKERYNAVGERIEDARQDVSETAPAREMHQRAWELFDDTDREREAVVALYASLVVFDAVERLFEHDALRERLSRTVF from the coding sequence ATGGACGCACAACACACAACCGACGTTCGAACGACTGTCGTGAGAGCGGGCCTCGTCGTGGTCGCCGTCGTCGTGGCGCTCGCGCTCGCCGGCGCAGTCGCCCCGGGCGTTGCAGCGGCTGACGACGGGGGAGAAGACACAGCCGAGAACGAAACCGCACCGTCGTACGACGTCTCCTTCGACGAGGACGTGCCAGTCTGGATCGACGGGGCCGGCGACGACGAGAACGCGACCGACGTACTCCGCGTGCCGTTGAACGGCTCCGAAACGACCGGCTTGGAACCGGGTGACGAAATCAACGTCACCGTTACCGCCTCCGACGACGACCCACTCGAGGCGACCGTCGTCAACGGAAACCAGCTTGCCATCGAGTACGACGGGCCCCCCGACGTCGAACCCGGTGACGAGATCGAACTCGAGGTTCGAACGAGCGACGGCGAGAAGATAGACGGCGGGACACTCCCTCTCGAAGCAGATATCCGGGCCGTCGACGGTCAGCTCGCCGTCTGGCACCCGCTGCTCGGCGGAGAGGAGTACGACGTGGACGTAGAGGGCGCCGATACTACCGAACGGCTCCGACCAGGCGTGTACGGACTCGATTCGCTGTCACCCGGCGACAGCGTTTCGATCACCGTGACCAACTCCGACGACGAAACCGTCGTCGAAGAGGACAATCTCGAGTACCCCGGTCCGTTCGCACTCACGGCGTCCGTCGACGGGAACACACTCGAGTTCCAGCAGGGTGTCGCCGGACTCGAGGTCACGTCTGTCGTCCCCGAACCGGTCGAGGGTCAGAACTACACGTACGCCGGCGGCGAGATCGGCGAGAACGGACAGCTCGAACTCGAGATCGAGGGAAAGGATGCCGGCGACGAACTTCTGCTACAGACTGCGGCGGGCGTCGCGACGGTCGAGACGTCCGAACTCGACGACGGACTGTCACTGCCGTCCATCGAGGAACTAGCGCTCGTCGCACCGTTGGTCCTCTCGCTGGTTATCGGAACCAGCCTGGGTGCCGTCGGCAGCAAATTCAGGGCTGCAACGGCAGTGAATCTCGCACTTTTCGCAGTCATCGGCCTCTGTCTGACGGCTGCGGCGACGATCAGTGTCTTCTACCTGAACGATATTTCACTGGATCCGATCAACGACTTCTCTATCGAGCACCTCCTCGGCGGGATCGCCGTCCTCCTCGGAACGATCGTCGCGCCAGCGACCTACCGGCGGTTCGGCTCGAGTCCGGAGCCCGAAGAGCCGGGATTCACGGCAACCGTCACGATCACCGACGGAACCCGGGATATCGACGAAGACGTGACAGTCAAGTACGAACACGCGAGCGATAGCAGCCTCGGCGGTAAGGAACGCGTCGAGAACGGAAGCGGACCGGTTCCGCTCCCGGAACGGGGCGTGTGGAAGCTGTGGGCGACGGACGGCTCCCATTCGTCCGAGCCCGTCGAAGTGAGTCACCGTAGCTCGTCCGCCACCCTCGCGATCACCTCTCCGACGACGGTTACTATCGTCGACGAGTCGACAACCCGCAAGTCGAAAAAACAGAAGACGATTCCCGAAGCAACCGTCGACGTCGTTGGCGAACCAGATACGGAACTAAAGCAACACGGCGACGGCACTGTCACGGTCGAGCCGACGGAGGACGGCTCGAGCGTCGAGGTCGAGGTCAGCCACGAGAAGTACGAGAGTCGAACGGAGACCGTTCGGTTCGGTCGTAACGAAGATTCGACGGTCGCACTCCCGTCCCGAACGGGGCGGGTTCGGGTCACTTCGCGGATCGACGGCGTTCCGAACGAATGGCTGTCACTCCGACTCGTCCCGAACGAGAACGAGCCGTTTCCGGATCATCGCGCCAACGATATTCCAGTCGAACCCGACAGCAACGGCGTCGTTGAAGGTGACGTACTGATCGGCAACTATCGGGCCGAGATTCCAGCACCGGACGGCTACCACGAGGTATTCGACGACGACGAAGCACCGCTCACAGTCACGGAAGACGATACCGTGGACGCGTCGGTAAACGCTCAGTTCACCTGGACGCTCTCGAGCGGGAAAGACGACCAGGCCGTCCGGATCGACCGCATCCGGCAGGATCTCGAGTCGCTGACCGTCCACTCCGGGCGCGATACGGCTATCCCGGCGTACTACGCGTCGGTCGTCGAATCGATGCTCGAGGCCGTCGAGTCGATTCCCGACTCCGGTCACCTGTTCGTGGACAGCGACGTCGACGTCGATCCGGACGTGCTCGCCAACGCGATTCTCGAGACCGCCGCGAGGACGACGGATGCGATCAACGATGCGATGACGACGAAGCGAACTATCGACCTCTTTGCTGCCTGTGCGGACATGCCCGATCCCGGCGTTCGCTGGCGCGGCGAGTACGAACTCGAGGAACTGTTCGAGCTGTTCGAGCGGCTCGAGGCGGAGCCGAAGGAGCAACGGAGAGAACTCAAAGAACGGTACAACGCAGTCGGAGAACGGATCGAAGACGCCCGGCAGGACGTCTCCGAGACCGCGCCGGCACGGGAGATGCACCAGCGTGCCTGGGAACTCTTCGACGATACCGACCGCGAACGCGAAGCGGTCGTGGCCCTTTATGCGTCCCTGGTGGTGTTCGATGCGGTCGAACGGCTGTTCGAGCACGACGCCCTCCGCGAGCGACTTTCACGGACGGTGTTCTGA
- a CDS encoding FtsZ/tubulin family protein, with the protein MAPTDTFTRWSVIASGEGGGRITSQFFDRTENPGIDDRILVMNTNRADLRNTIDRMREQLHDEQGEEEMMGSYALEFGSQQGAGNFFPNGEACARESLDRIVNRIKDNFGHADAFMHVATLGGGTGNGSIPYVVDQFKHGLEDLDDDGAAEEWMDSVIHTAFGVWPYYTEPPQRHFNAVCGLSRLLRVDDGGQNADMVLLAANSHLDDEENGNGRHYDSINDAIITAVDLMIGAGRETRSVIDVKDYVTIPSQMDAYHFTPAVATDLNGEVYELEYMLDQAAGNTYVPMDVGTTQAAYAIVRAPESMIENDAITEPDVYGAFRDWTEKHDINVAGQASLTPKRGRGSDVDVLLLLGGFDLNPLLEHSWDEFEMLGDSLAGGGRGESDLSESELDRIVDNLESYVDRNAE; encoded by the coding sequence ATGGCACCAACGGACACGTTTACGAGATGGAGCGTCATCGCCTCGGGAGAGGGTGGCGGACGGATCACGTCGCAGTTTTTCGACCGAACAGAGAATCCGGGAATCGACGACCGGATCCTGGTGATGAACACGAACCGGGCGGACCTCCGGAACACGATCGACCGGATGCGAGAGCAGTTACACGACGAACAGGGAGAGGAGGAGATGATGGGATCGTACGCCCTCGAATTCGGTTCCCAGCAGGGAGCCGGGAACTTCTTCCCGAACGGGGAGGCCTGTGCCCGCGAGAGCCTCGATCGGATCGTCAACCGGATCAAGGACAACTTCGGACACGCCGACGCGTTCATGCACGTCGCCACGCTCGGCGGCGGTACCGGAAACGGGTCGATTCCCTACGTCGTCGACCAGTTCAAACACGGTCTCGAGGACCTGGACGACGACGGCGCGGCCGAAGAGTGGATGGACAGCGTGATCCACACTGCCTTCGGCGTCTGGCCCTACTACACCGAGCCGCCGCAGCGACACTTCAACGCGGTCTGTGGGCTCTCTCGGCTGCTCCGGGTCGACGATGGCGGACAGAACGCCGACATGGTCCTGCTCGCTGCAAACTCCCACCTCGACGACGAGGAGAACGGCAACGGCCGTCACTACGACTCGATCAACGACGCGATCATCACCGCGGTCGACCTGATGATCGGCGCCGGCCGCGAGACCCGAAGCGTGATCGACGTGAAAGATTACGTGACGATCCCGTCCCAGATGGACGCCTACCACTTCACGCCAGCGGTCGCGACGGACCTCAACGGCGAAGTGTACGAACTCGAGTACATGCTCGACCAGGCCGCAGGGAACACGTACGTGCCGATGGACGTCGGCACGACGCAGGCAGCATACGCGATCGTTCGCGCCCCCGAGAGCATGATCGAGAACGACGCGATTACCGAACCAGACGTCTACGGGGCCTTCCGCGACTGGACGGAGAAACACGACATCAACGTCGCTGGACAGGCCAGCCTCACGCCGAAACGGGGCCGCGGAAGCGACGTCGACGTCCTGCTGTTGCTCGGCGGCTTCGACCTGAACCCGCTGCTCGAGCACTCCTGGGACGAGTTCGAGATGCTCGGCGACAGTCTCGCCGGTGGTGGCCGTGGCGAGAGCGACCTCAGCGAGAGCGAACTGGATCGCATCGTCGACAACCTCGAGTCGTACGTCGACCGGAACGCGGAGTGA